A genomic window from Vanessa atalanta chromosome 7, ilVanAtal1.2, whole genome shotgun sequence includes:
- the LOC125065418 gene encoding membrane alanyl aminopeptidase-like: MARTKFKWLLIIYLSLIISNDARSIPILQPLTLQTTDSVYPNVIQETPIETIETLTKDTQSELKEVTINGTRDLQNESLMRSNVRPGQEVRRYTVEIKRNDNVLEGRAVIDVQLTEATRNNPILFNAIQLTVTNVLVGVLTSANAVAARFRLVNQQLEITPAQSATSYVVIVEYTMALRDNGFGLYMGKYQDTNYIAMNLYPTHARRVFPCMDEPNLSTITTFTFENMGYENIITNAMTAPESQTTFRALEGPPYLWGMVAHDFRTVVSPATNVHLYVRQGVSNQENLAATAIHSYYLALNEWTQKPYTEIIANQDGRMHVLALPDVSQDWYALSTVCIWEPYVLTENTGSALQRKLVVVNIAEAMSKQWFGYVLYPENWRHQWIVSGLSSYAGHSIAKAFQTNPEDTSLIDMDAIFVTDIIQESLLRDSFENSQPLEPADNIFVENRVRLNINGVLKYKAPAMLRMFRLILGDDETDVIQRAARALLTSRSLQPINLQNFYDSIISELPGENLVDSNIEFMQNWLTNNGYPLINVRLHQNGVVLSQQRFGLTVVSQVNYLIPISYTTSVNPNFDDIKPEFMMDTTHELNFALEDDDWVIFNLQGQGYYRVNYDDQLWDRIIAALEDPETREIIHPFNRASLLDDSLNLARAGRLDYDIAFRIALTMEHELDYSVWRSFVRNMDFLRKRLFEMDEEVYVRMVRRTIPLFEEELGFVPSTANEPAMDRLTRGLVMDHACRSGYDPCIAAAVDLFYDPNDNEAVNPSIPSDIRPAVYCTMVKVGDEGVIDALRDRLEIEPVLYERVVILESLGCSDDEEFIKDLLQETVAATTDYTPEERMKIFAAVASSSFQNSWLALEFLTTRAGAIRNMYGGTDKLDEAIFIMADNILNEEMASDFNVWVNSLDSISNLGDSSVAATEARRMIAQNIIWNNNLKEQAYDWINTNNAPTIFISTFLVTLSLLITLINY, translated from the exons ATGGCCCGGACTAAGTTTAAGtggctattaattatttatctcagTCTCATTATTTCGAATGATGCAAGGTCAATTCCGATACTACAACCATTGACTTTACAAACAACAGATAGTGTTTATCCCAATGTTATCCAAGAGACGCCCATTGAGACGATCGAAACTCTTACAAAAGACACCCAAAGCGAATTAAAAGAAGTAACAATAAACGGTACACGTGATTTGCAAAATGAATCTTTGATGAGATCTAATGTAAGGCCTGGTCAAGAAGTAAGACGGTATACCGTTGAAATCAAGAGAAATGATAATGTTCTCGAAGGAAGGGCTGTTATAGACGTTCAACTTACTGAAGCAACAAGAAATAATCCAATACTGTTTAACGCGATACAACTGACAGTCACCAATGTTCTGGTCGGTGTATTAACAAGTGCAAATGCAGTGGCAGCAAGGTTCAGACTCGTTAATCAACAATTAGAAATAACGCCAGCTCAATCAGCTACGTCCTATGTTGTGATTGTAGAATACACGATGGCGTTAAGGGATAATGGTTTTGGACTTTATATGGGAAAATATCAAGACac AAATTACATAGCAATGAATCTATATCCAACGCATGCCAGGCGTGTCTTCCCTTGTATGGATGAGCCTAATCTATCTACAATTACTACATTTACGTTTGAAAATATGGGatacgaaaatataataactaatgcAATGACAGCTCCAGAAAGCCA aactaCCTTTAGAGCATTAGAAGGACCACCTTATTTGTGGGGTATGGTAGCACATGACTTCCGAACTGTCGTTTCTCCTGCTACGAATGTTCACTTGTACGTCCGTCAAGGCGTTTCAAATCAAGAAAACCTAGCTGCTACAGCAATTCATAGTTATTATTTAGCTTTGAATGAATGGACGCAAAAACCATACACCGAAATAATAGCAAACCAAGATGGGAGAATGCACGTGCTAGCTCTACCTGACGTTTCACAAGATTGGTATGCGCTGTCGACCGTATGTATTTG ggaaCCTTATGTCCTAACGGAAAATACCGGTTCGGCACTACAAAGGAAACTAGTGGTAGTAAATATCGCTGAAGCAATGTCGAAACAGTGGTTTGGATACGTATTATATCCAGAAAATTGGAGACATCAGTGGATCGTCTCTGGTCTAAGCAGTTACGCCGGTCACAGTATCGCAAAAGCC TTCCAGACAAACCCTGAAGATACTTCATTAATCGATATGGACGCGATATTCGTAACAGATATCATCCAAGAGAGTCTCCTCCGTGATTCTTTTGAAAATTCTCAACCTCTGGAGCCAGCAGATAACATATTTGTAGAAAATCGCGTACGACTTAATATTAATggtgttttaaaatacaaagctcCGGCGATGTTGAGAATGTTCAGATTGATTCTTGGAGATGACGAAACAGATGTTATACAACGCGCTGCTAGAGCACTTCTAACAAGCAG ATCCTTACAACCTATAAATTTGCAAAACTTTTATGATTCTATTATAAGCGAATTACCCGGTGAAAACTTGGTTGATTCGAATATAGAATTTATGCAAAACTGGTTAACTAACAACGGATACCCTCTTATCAACGTAAGACTGCATCAAAATGGCGTGGTCTTATCACAG CAACGATTTGGACTTACCGTCGTATCACAAGTAAACTATTTAATTCCAATATCATACACTACTAGTGTTAACCCAAATTTTGATGATATCAAGCCTGAGTTTATGATGGATACTACACACGAATTAAATTTCGCTCTAGAAGATGATGACTGGGTTATATTCAACTTACAAGGTCAAG GTTACTATCGCGTGAATTACGATGATCAATTGTGGGACAGGATTATTGCAGCGTTGGAAGATCCAGAGACCAGAGAAATAATACATCCATTTAACCGAGCTTCT CTACTTGATGATTCCCTTAATTTGGCTCGAGCTGGAAGACTCGACTATGACATTGCATTCCGGATTGCACTTACAATGGAACATGAATTAGATTATTCCGTCTGGCGTTCGTTCGTAAGAAATATGGACTTTTTGAGGAAAAGACTCTTCGAAATGGATGAAGAAGTATATGTC agaatGGTACGCAGAACGATCCCGTTATTTGAAGAAGAACTTGGTTTTGTACCAAGTACTGCAAATGAGCCTGCTATGGATAGACTTACGCGAGGTTTGGTGATGGACCACGCTTGTCGTTCTGGATACGACCCCTGCATTGCAGCTGCAGTGGACTTATTTTATGATCCTAATGATAATGAAGCCGT aaatcCCAGTATACCGAGTGATATAAGGCCAGCAGTATACTGTACTATGGTGAAAGTTGGTGATGAAGGTGTAATTGATGCCTTACGCGATCGATTAGAGATCGAACCTGTATTATACGAACGTGTCGTCATATTAGAATCCCTGGGTTGTTCGGATGATGAGGAATTTATTAAAga tttacttCAAGAAACTGTTGCCGCTACTACTGATTACACTCCTGAGGAAAGAATGAAAATCTTTGCCGCTGTCGCCTCTTCGAGTTTTCAAAATTCATGGCTGGCATTGGAATTTTTGACTACACGAGCTGGTGCAATAAGGAATAT GTATGGCGGAACAGACAAACTTGACGAGGCCATATTTATTATGGCTGATAATATCTTGAACGAAGAGATGGCAAGTGAT TTTAACGTTTGGGTAAATTCATTGGATTCGATAAGCAACCTTGGCGATTCGTCCGTCGCAGCCACAGAAGCACGGAGAATGATTgctcaaaatattatttggaataaCAATCTAAAGGAACAAGCTTACGACTGGATCAACACAAACAATGCCcctacaatatttatttcaacatttttagtaactttatctttattaataactttaattaattattaa